In the genome of Drosophila kikkawai strain 14028-0561.14 chromosome 2R, DkikHiC1v2, whole genome shotgun sequence, the window GGAGATAGAAATGGAATAAAAGTCGAAGAAGCCAATGCAGTGATGGAGAACTGGCCCAGAAATCTGCAAGTGGATAGGGTTAATAGAACCCACAAGTGCTATGTGTCCGGCATTCTCTGGTACTTTGGTATTATAGATTGTTTCGGAAATATGCGCcttgatgtatatattggaTCTTGGGATTATAGATGAGTATGCTTTTGCACCGACTCTCGACCGCTGTATTTACCAGTAT includes:
- the Obp57d gene encoding LOW QUALITY PROTEIN: general odorant-binding protein 57d (The sequence of the model RefSeq protein was modified relative to this genomic sequence to represent the inferred CDS: deleted 1 base in 1 codon; substituted 1 base at 1 genomic stop codon), with protein sequence MSVKLVPKLFXLIFLLGVTKPAFSFFDPCGDRNGIKVEEANAVMENWPRNLQVDRVNRTHKCYVSGILWYFGIIDCFGNMRLDVYLDLGIIDEYAFAPTLDRCIYQYRDVSDHCLRLEKLATK